Proteins from a genomic interval of Paenibacillus sp. RC334:
- the glnA gene encoding type I glutamate--ammonia ligase codes for MSVENVLKTIQENNIEWVDFRFVDLSGRAHHISLPASEVDEETFVNGVAFDGSSIPGYRGIEESDMVMLPDAEAVFIDPFTQHPTLNILCDIATPDGEKYDRDPRGIARKAEEFLKTAGVGTKVNFAPESEFFIFDEVRYGSSMNSSSFFVDSEEAAWNTNRKEEGGNLGFKVGVKGGYVPVAPVDTQQDIRSEMCRLLEEAGLRIERHHHEVATAGQAEINFRFDTLKKTADNLLVYKYIVHNTARQYGKVATFMPKPLFGDNGSGMHVHQSIFDGDTPLFYEKGAYANLSELALHYIGGILYHAPALIALTNPSTNSFKRLVPGYEAPVNLVFSKGNRSAAVRIPVAAVTPKGCRIEFRTPDSTANPYLAFSAMLMAGLDGIKRKLNPIELGYGPLDTNIYELSDAEIGKIRSVPASLDEALDALEADYEFLTEGDVFTKDFIDNYVELKRSEAKSVNIRVHPHEYSLYFDC; via the coding sequence ATGTCCGTTGAAAATGTATTAAAAACAATTCAGGAAAATAATATTGAGTGGGTAGATTTTCGCTTTGTAGATTTGTCCGGCCGTGCTCACCATATTTCGTTGCCAGCTTCCGAAGTAGATGAAGAAACATTTGTTAACGGTGTTGCTTTCGACGGTTCTTCCATTCCCGGCTATCGTGGCATCGAGGAATCCGACATGGTTATGCTGCCCGATGCGGAAGCGGTTTTTATCGACCCTTTCACTCAGCATCCTACACTGAATATTCTGTGTGACATTGCTACGCCAGACGGCGAAAAATACGACCGCGATCCTCGCGGCATTGCAAGAAAAGCAGAAGAATTCCTGAAAACTGCTGGTGTAGGTACAAAAGTTAACTTTGCACCTGAATCCGAATTTTTCATTTTTGACGAAGTGCGCTATGGAAGCAGTATGAACAGCTCCTCCTTCTTTGTAGATTCCGAAGAAGCAGCTTGGAATACGAATCGCAAGGAAGAGGGCGGCAATCTGGGCTTTAAAGTGGGAGTGAAGGGCGGATATGTGCCTGTAGCGCCAGTAGACACCCAACAAGACATCCGTAGTGAAATGTGCCGTTTGCTTGAAGAAGCAGGTCTGAGAATTGAGCGCCATCACCATGAGGTTGCTACGGCAGGCCAGGCGGAAATTAACTTCCGTTTTGATACACTCAAGAAAACAGCTGATAATCTGCTTGTTTATAAATACATTGTACACAACACAGCTCGTCAATACGGTAAAGTGGCAACATTTATGCCAAAACCACTCTTTGGAGACAACGGAAGCGGTATGCACGTTCACCAATCCATTTTCGATGGAGACACTCCTTTGTTCTACGAAAAAGGTGCTTACGCTAACCTGAGCGAACTGGCCCTTCATTACATTGGCGGTATCCTGTACCATGCACCAGCGCTGATCGCTTTGACGAACCCAAGTACGAACTCGTTCAAGCGTCTCGTTCCAGGCTATGAAGCTCCAGTTAACCTGGTATTCTCCAAAGGTAACCGTTCTGCGGCTGTCCGTATTCCAGTAGCGGCTGTTACGCCTAAAGGCTGTCGGATCGAGTTCCGTACACCAGACTCCACAGCTAACCCTTACCTGGCCTTCTCTGCAATGCTGATGGCGGGTCTGGATGGCATCAAGCGCAAACTGAACCCGATCGAATTGGGATATGGTCCACTTGATACGAACATCTATGAGCTGTCTGACGCTGAAATTGGTAAAATCCGCAGTGTTCCTGCTTCGCTGGATGAGGCTTTGGATGCTCTGGAAGCTGACTACGAGTTCTTGACAGAAGGCGACGTATTTACGAAGGACTTTATTGATAACTATGTAGAGCTCAAACGTTCTGAAGCTAAATCGGTTAACATCCGTGTTCATCCGCACGAATACAGCCTGTATTTCGACTGCTAA
- the serC gene encoding 3-phosphoserine/phosphohydroxythreonine transaminase has protein sequence MLSKRAYNFNAGPAALPLKVLERVQAEFVDFQGTGMSIMEMSHRGAVYESVHNEAQERLLSLLGNPEGYKVLFLQGGASTQFAMLPLNFLSEGQTGSYIMTGSWSDKAYKEAKLLGKAHIAASSADEKYMRLPNVDSLDLPDNTAYVHITSNETIEGTQFKQFPDTGSVPLIVDMSSDIFCKPFDATQFGLIYAGAQKNLGPSGVTVVIAREELLTSSPDNVPTMLRYSTYEKNNSLYNTPPSFAIYMVNEVLKWIQEEGGLEGIERINQQKAALLYDRIDSSEGFYRGCVDVADRSIMNVTFRLANEDLEKQFIKESEQAGFIGLKGHRSVGGLRASIYNAVPLENCQALAEFMDSFKQRHS, from the coding sequence TTGTTGAGTAAGAGAGCCTATAATTTTAATGCAGGACCAGCGGCATTGCCGCTCAAAGTGCTGGAACGTGTACAAGCTGAATTCGTAGATTTTCAGGGAACAGGTATGTCCATTATGGAAATGTCTCACCGTGGAGCTGTGTATGAATCTGTTCATAATGAAGCGCAGGAACGTCTGTTATCTCTGCTAGGCAATCCAGAAGGCTACAAGGTGTTATTTCTGCAAGGAGGCGCTAGTACGCAATTTGCTATGCTGCCCTTAAATTTCTTGAGCGAAGGGCAGACAGGAAGCTATATCATGACAGGAAGCTGGTCAGACAAGGCTTATAAGGAAGCCAAGCTTTTGGGCAAAGCCCACATTGCTGCATCCTCTGCTGATGAAAAGTATATGCGTCTTCCGAATGTGGATTCTTTGGACTTGCCTGACAATACTGCTTATGTGCATATTACCTCCAACGAGACGATTGAAGGTACACAGTTCAAGCAATTCCCGGATACCGGTTCTGTGCCGTTGATTGTGGACATGTCCAGTGATATTTTTTGCAAGCCGTTTGATGCTACTCAATTCGGACTGATCTATGCTGGAGCACAAAAAAATCTGGGACCTTCCGGCGTAACGGTCGTGATCGCCCGTGAAGAACTGTTGACATCTTCACCGGACAACGTTCCTACGATGCTGCGTTACAGCACTTATGAAAAGAATAATTCTCTCTACAATACACCTCCATCCTTTGCTATATACATGGTGAATGAGGTACTGAAATGGATTCAGGAAGAAGGCGGCCTGGAAGGTATTGAACGCATCAACCAGCAGAAAGCTGCTTTGCTCTACGACCGTATTGACAGCAGTGAAGGCTTCTACCGTGGTTGTGTAGACGTCGCTGACCGATCCATTATGAATGTGACCTTCCGCCTCGCAAATGAGGACTTGGAAAAGCAATTTATTAAGGAGTCTGAGCAGGCCGGTTTCATCGGTCTGAAGGGACATCGTAGTGTAGGAGGGCTCCGCGCTTCGATCTACAATGCTGTTCCACTGGAGAACTGTCAAGCGTTGGCCGAGTTTATGGATAGCTTTAAGCAGCGTCATAGCTGA
- the trmL gene encoding tRNA (uridine(34)/cytosine(34)/5-carboxymethylaminomethyluridine(34)-2'-O)-methyltransferase TrmL, with protein sequence MPLHIVLVEPEIPANTGNIARTCAATGTHLHLVKPLGFRTDDATLKRAGLDYWYAVHIEYHESFAEVQEKYQEGRFFYATTKANQRYSDIAFQDGDFLVFGKETKGLPPELLAANPDTCIKMPMSDKVRSLNLSNSAAIIVYEALRQMEFPGLS encoded by the coding sequence ATGCCATTACATATTGTGCTTGTTGAGCCGGAAATTCCGGCTAATACAGGGAATATTGCTAGAACGTGTGCTGCTACAGGAACACATCTGCATCTGGTAAAGCCGCTGGGCTTCCGTACCGACGATGCCACGTTAAAACGTGCTGGACTTGATTACTGGTATGCGGTCCACATTGAATACCATGAATCTTTTGCTGAGGTGCAGGAGAAGTATCAGGAAGGTCGCTTTTTTTATGCCACCACGAAAGCGAATCAGCGTTATAGTGATATTGCATTTCAGGATGGAGACTTTCTGGTATTTGGCAAAGAAACGAAGGGGCTGCCTCCCGAGCTTCTGGCTGCCAACCCGGATACATGCATCAAGATGCCTATGTCAGATAAAGTAAGATCGCTAAATTTGTCGAATTCCGCTGCAATTATCGTATATGAAGCGCTGCGGCAAATGGAATTTCCAGGTTTATCGTGA
- a CDS encoding AbrB/MazE/SpoVT family DNA-binding domain-containing protein has product MKPAGVVRKVDQLGRIVLPKSLRKRYQMNEGDPVEILVQGDHIILERYRPKCVFCGSVEQVNNFKDRYICAQCLTEMTQYS; this is encoded by the coding sequence ATGAAACCTGCCGGTGTGGTGCGTAAAGTTGATCAACTGGGAAGAATAGTGTTGCCCAAATCACTGCGCAAAAGATATCAAATGAATGAGGGAGACCCTGTCGAAATTTTGGTTCAGGGTGACCATATTATTTTGGAGCGTTATCGTCCGAAATGTGTATTTTGCGGATCAGTTGAGCAAGTGAACAATTTTAAAGATCGTTATATTTGTGCTCAATGCTTGACGGAAATGACACAGTACTCCTAA
- a CDS encoding phosphodiester glycosidase family protein, whose translation MNMDTKQVNRFFMLALAPFIGLLGCVLLIHPTFSFSGSTVPSLQKAEVVLQTQSVGKQLDEAKQTATYTLSTIRRTSELYKQTTQTMNQLVQTASTQSKRPEKIYNRRITAKLGVPYERVDSNRITIELFKMNPGIYHGYAMKVKLKDPAAMKMSLGSDKLGGSETTMRAVLRHGAVAGINAGGFADGDGKRYPLSTTVMNGHYLTGFQSSFKDLSFVGLSNTGKLIGGKFYSQGALDSLKPAFGATFVPVLLQSGQKMPIPDKWKVSPKRAPRTAIGNYKDDQLLIIVVDGYNESGGSGATLEEIQGKMYNLGVQNAYNLDGGGSSSLILNDQIVNKPSDGNLRPVPTHFLFYK comes from the coding sequence ATGAATATGGATACAAAACAGGTAAATCGTTTCTTCATGTTGGCCCTTGCTCCTTTTATCGGTTTGTTGGGGTGTGTTTTGTTAATTCATCCCACATTTAGTTTTTCGGGGTCTACCGTCCCGAGTCTGCAAAAAGCCGAGGTCGTTCTACAAACGCAATCAGTAGGCAAGCAGCTTGATGAAGCCAAACAAACGGCAACATACACCTTGTCTACTATTCGCCGAACATCGGAACTGTACAAGCAAACAACCCAAACGATGAACCAGCTTGTCCAAACGGCCTCCACTCAATCCAAGCGTCCCGAAAAAATCTATAATCGACGCATCACCGCCAAGCTCGGGGTTCCCTATGAGCGGGTAGACAGCAACCGGATTACTATTGAATTGTTTAAGATGAACCCGGGGATTTATCATGGCTATGCCATGAAGGTCAAGCTTAAAGATCCTGCCGCTATGAAAATGTCTCTGGGGAGCGACAAACTGGGCGGCTCCGAAACGACCATGCGTGCTGTCCTGAGACACGGAGCTGTCGCTGGTATTAATGCAGGCGGCTTTGCGGATGGAGACGGCAAACGCTATCCATTAAGCACTACCGTCATGAACGGCCATTACCTGACCGGCTTTCAGTCCAGTTTTAAGGATTTGTCCTTCGTCGGATTGAGCAACACCGGCAAGCTCATCGGTGGCAAGTTTTACAGTCAGGGCGCTCTGGACAGCCTAAAGCCTGCCTTTGGAGCTACCTTCGTTCCCGTACTGCTGCAAAGCGGCCAAAAGATGCCTATTCCGGATAAATGGAAGGTATCGCCCAAACGAGCGCCACGTACAGCCATCGGCAACTATAAAGATGATCAACTGCTCATTATTGTCGTAGACGGCTACAATGAAAGCGGGGGTTCAGGTGCAACACTGGAAGAAATACAGGGAAAAATGTACAATCTCGGCGTTCAGAATGCTTATAATCTGGACGGGGGAGGCTCCTCCTCACTCATCCTGAACGATCAGATCGTGAACAAGCCGTCGGATGGCAATCTGCGTCCGGTCCCTACTCATTTTTTGTTCTATAAATAG
- a CDS encoding response regulator transcription factor: MRKVWQVVIIDIHPTSMLGTKLILEDQQDLLVRGMSSSGTEGLELACSIRPEIILMDYRLPEGTAEPFLTQIRALSPDSHIVIMTDEDNITLFQQLISLGANGMLSKQASPSQLIHLINGLREGFASLPMDWIRCGNWPFMPLMASEPFDELTQTEIFIMERIVQGITYDKIAIEIEVSRRSIDNYLRKIYAKLGVSSRAQAIERYALYARQAKQLYA; this comes from the coding sequence ATGAGAAAAGTATGGCAGGTGGTCATCATAGACATCCATCCTACAAGTATGCTGGGAACAAAGCTTATTTTGGAAGACCAGCAGGATTTGCTTGTCAGAGGGATGTCCTCCTCCGGGACGGAAGGTCTGGAATTGGCTTGCTCCATTCGGCCGGAAATCATTTTAATGGATTACAGGTTGCCTGAGGGAACGGCGGAACCGTTCCTAACACAAATACGGGCCTTGTCTCCAGACAGCCATATTGTTATTATGACGGATGAGGATAATATTACGCTGTTCCAACAGCTGATTTCGCTGGGAGCGAATGGAATGCTATCCAAACAGGCGTCACCAAGCCAGTTGATCCATCTGATCAACGGTTTGCGCGAAGGATTTGCTTCGTTACCGATGGATTGGATTCGTTGTGGAAATTGGCCTTTTATGCCGCTCATGGCTTCTGAACCTTTCGACGAATTGACACAGACCGAAATTTTCATTATGGAACGTATTGTGCAAGGAATTACATATGACAAAATTGCTATCGAGATCGAAGTCAGTCGGCGCTCCATTGATAATTATCTACGTAAAATTTATGCTAAATTGGGCGTGTCCAGCCGGGCGCAGGCGATTGAACGTTATGCCTTGTACGCGCGTCAAGCGAAGCAGCTGTATGCCTGA
- a CDS encoding PLP-dependent aminotransferase family protein, with translation MQYSFASRTAAMLASPVRHIRENARRHSFISLAEELPAQELFPVKLLEEAAHDVFGSGPDALQYGEPEGYFPLRAWLAGEWEQRKGVRVPPGQILLTTGSQQAIDLIVRLMVDERDPVLVENPTSPGCLQVLSMQGAQIVPVESDGEGVRPDQLEALIIHHHPKLFFATPTFTNPTGSLWSAARRQEILELCRLHQVLIVEDDSYGELHFKQKNESGDKSQHGQSRKFAEAYPSLFALDHAGQGGQVLYIGSFNKTVAPALRTGWAAGPAPLIEGMYALKQLADMQSSTMNQRLLFQLLTSSRFQWHEHLAMLNKEYSTRLQLILELLKRPFWKDVTYHIPSGGMYVWVRLPDGLDSALLLKAALPKGVAFMPGELCAVGSEGASHIRLNFSHPGREQLLMGMNLIGETISEFTARS, from the coding sequence ATGCAATATTCCTTTGCTTCACGAACCGCTGCAATGTTGGCTTCTCCAGTGCGTCATATCCGGGAAAATGCGAGAAGACACTCCTTTATATCTTTGGCTGAAGAATTGCCTGCACAAGAGCTCTTTCCAGTGAAGCTGCTGGAAGAAGCGGCTCATGATGTATTTGGTTCTGGCCCTGACGCCCTCCAGTATGGTGAACCGGAGGGCTATTTTCCTTTGCGGGCGTGGCTTGCAGGAGAGTGGGAACAGCGCAAAGGAGTTAGAGTGCCACCAGGACAGATTCTCCTGACAACAGGCAGTCAGCAGGCCATTGACCTGATTGTAAGGCTGATGGTGGATGAACGCGACCCTGTGTTAGTCGAAAATCCGACATCTCCCGGATGTCTTCAAGTGCTCTCAATGCAAGGTGCGCAGATCGTTCCCGTTGAATCTGATGGAGAAGGTGTGCGTCCCGATCAGCTTGAAGCCTTAATCATTCACCACCATCCCAAGCTTTTTTTCGCCACACCCACGTTTACGAATCCGACCGGTTCCTTATGGAGCGCGGCAAGACGTCAGGAGATTTTGGAGCTGTGCAGGCTCCATCAGGTGCTGATCGTGGAGGACGATTCTTACGGAGAGCTACATTTTAAACAAAAAAATGAATCCGGCGACAAGAGCCAGCATGGGCAAAGTCGGAAATTTGCAGAAGCCTATCCTTCGCTATTTGCGCTGGATCATGCGGGGCAGGGTGGTCAGGTGCTATATATCGGTTCATTCAACAAAACGGTTGCGCCCGCACTGAGAACCGGATGGGCGGCAGGCCCCGCTCCGTTGATCGAAGGTATGTACGCTTTGAAGCAGTTGGCCGATATGCAGTCCAGTACGATGAACCAGCGACTCCTGTTCCAGTTGCTGACCAGCTCGCGGTTTCAATGGCACGAGCATTTAGCCATGCTGAACAAAGAGTACTCGACACGTCTGCAATTAATTCTGGAGCTGCTCAAGCGTCCATTTTGGAAAGATGTGACGTACCATATTCCGTCCGGCGGCATGTATGTGTGGGTTCGGTTGCCCGATGGGCTGGACAGCGCACTGCTGCTAAAGGCGGCCTTACCCAAGGGTGTAGCCTTTATGCCAGGAGAGTTGTGCGCGGTTGGCAGCGAAGGCGCGTCCCATATCCGCCTGAACTTCAGCCATCCGGGCCGCGAGCAGCTACTCATGGGCATGAATTTGATCGGTGAGACGATCAGTGAATTCACTGCGCGAAGCTAG
- a CDS encoding DUF2161 family putative PD-(D/E)XK-type phosphodiesterase has translation MAVRHETELYAPIKAFFESLGYEIKGEVRNCDLVGIKPEQQEPLIVEIKKTFNLALVLQGMQRLKLSSNVYVAVERNRAKKGAVNQRWNELVGLCRQLGLGLLTVTHYKTKPPLVEVLCKPASTNGGDRKTATARTGSRKERLLREFHARSGDHNTGGSTRRKLVTAYREKALRVAAALQGLGEAAPAQLARTAAVSGAAAVLQRNYYGWFERVARGRYKLTPFGEVALSEYAAVLQEQGAETAAGKAVEPDDGGGQQRIAEAPAAYSATTNAEDL, from the coding sequence ATGGCGGTTCGGCATGAGACGGAGCTGTACGCTCCGATCAAAGCCTTTTTTGAGAGCTTGGGATACGAAATCAAGGGAGAAGTGCGTAACTGCGATTTGGTGGGTATAAAGCCAGAACAGCAGGAGCCACTGATTGTGGAGATTAAAAAGACGTTTAATCTGGCGCTTGTGCTGCAGGGCATGCAGCGTCTGAAGCTAAGCAGCAATGTGTATGTGGCGGTGGAACGAAACCGTGCGAAAAAAGGGGCTGTCAATCAGCGCTGGAACGAGCTGGTCGGACTGTGCCGCCAGTTGGGGCTGGGCTTGCTCACCGTCACCCATTATAAGACCAAGCCGCCGCTCGTAGAGGTACTTTGCAAGCCTGCGAGTACGAACGGTGGTGACCGCAAAACGGCGACAGCCCGCACCGGCTCGCGCAAGGAAAGGCTGCTGCGAGAGTTTCACGCACGCAGCGGCGACCACAACACTGGCGGCAGTACCCGACGCAAGCTGGTCACGGCCTACCGGGAAAAAGCGCTGCGCGTGGCCGCAGCCTTGCAGGGCCTGGGGGAAGCTGCCCCGGCGCAGCTCGCCCGCACAGCAGCCGTCAGCGGGGCAGCAGCCGTGCTCCAGCGCAACTACTACGGCTGGTTCGAACGCGTAGCTCGTGGCCGCTACAAGCTGACCCCGTTTGGCGAGGTTGCCCTGAGCGAATATGCGGCGGTACTGCAAGAGCAAGGCGCCGAAACGGCCGCTGGCAAGGCTGTAGAGCCTGATGACGGCGGCGGACAACAGCGAATCGCGGAAGCGCCAGCCGCGTACTCTGCCACTACGAATGCGGAGGATCTCTGA
- a CDS encoding PrkA family serine protein kinase → MNIFERVAEYRAENNRLAWSGTFREYIEILKKDPTPAMTAHARVYKMIESFGVEEVGGHKRYKFFEQEIFGLDRALEKLVEEYFHSSARRLDVRKRILLLMGPVSGGKSTLVTLLKRGLEKFSRTDQGAVYAIEGCPMHEDPLHLIPHELRPDFEKELGVRIEGNLCPACQMRLRTEFDGDIEKVRVERVFISEENRIGIGTFSPSDPKSQDIADLTGSIDFSTITEYGSESDPRAYRFDGELNKANRGLMEFQEMLKCDEKFLWNLLSLTQEGNFKAGRFALISADELIVAHTNESEYKSFISNKKNEALQSRMIVMPIPYNLKVSEEEKIYAKLIGQSDMKHIHIAPHALRTAAIFSVLTRLKETKKQGMDLVKKMRMYDGEEVEGYKTADLKEMQNEFLEEGMSGVDPRYVINRISSALIKQNVESINALDILRAIKDGLDQHASITKEERERYLNFISVARKEYDELAKKEVQKAFVYSFEESAKTLFDNYLDNIEAFCNWVKIRDPLTDEELDPDERLMRSIEEQIGVSENAKKAFREEILIRISAYSRKGRKFEYHHHDRLREAIEKKLFADLKDIVKITTSTKTPDANQLKRMNEVIKRLIEEHGYTGASANDLLRYVGSLLNR, encoded by the coding sequence ATGAATATTTTTGAACGCGTTGCGGAGTACCGGGCGGAAAACAACCGTCTGGCCTGGAGCGGCACTTTTAGAGAGTATATCGAGATACTCAAGAAAGACCCGACGCCGGCGATGACCGCTCATGCACGGGTTTACAAGATGATTGAATCTTTTGGTGTAGAAGAGGTTGGGGGACATAAGCGATATAAATTTTTCGAGCAGGAGATTTTTGGGCTGGACCGTGCGCTTGAAAAGCTGGTGGAGGAATACTTCCATTCCTCAGCCCGTCGGCTCGATGTGCGCAAGCGTATTCTACTTTTGATGGGACCCGTCAGTGGAGGTAAATCCACGCTGGTCACCTTGCTCAAACGCGGTCTGGAGAAATTTTCGAGGACGGATCAGGGAGCGGTATACGCCATTGAAGGCTGCCCCATGCACGAAGATCCGCTTCATCTCATTCCTCATGAGCTGCGTCCGGATTTTGAGAAGGAGCTGGGGGTGCGGATTGAAGGCAATCTGTGCCCAGCCTGCCAGATGAGATTGCGTACAGAATTCGATGGAGATATTGAAAAGGTCCGCGTGGAGCGGGTGTTTATATCGGAAGAAAATCGGATCGGCATCGGTACGTTCAGTCCTTCGGATCCGAAGTCACAGGATATTGCTGATTTGACGGGCAGCATCGACTTTTCTACGATTACGGAGTATGGCTCGGAATCCGATCCGCGCGCGTATCGTTTTGACGGAGAACTGAACAAAGCCAACCGTGGACTGATGGAGTTTCAGGAGATGCTGAAATGCGATGAGAAGTTTTTATGGAATTTGCTGTCTCTGACTCAGGAGGGGAATTTTAAAGCGGGACGTTTTGCGTTAATCAGTGCAGATGAGCTGATCGTTGCCCATACCAATGAGTCGGAGTATAAAAGCTTTATCTCGAACAAAAAGAACGAGGCCCTCCAATCGCGGATGATCGTGATGCCAATTCCTTACAACCTTAAAGTCTCGGAAGAAGAAAAAATTTACGCCAAGCTCATTGGACAAAGCGACATGAAGCATATTCACATCGCCCCTCATGCGCTGCGGACGGCTGCTATTTTCTCCGTGCTTACCCGCCTGAAGGAGACGAAGAAGCAGGGCATGGATCTGGTCAAAAAGATGCGCATGTATGATGGCGAAGAGGTGGAAGGCTACAAGACAGCCGATCTGAAGGAAATGCAAAATGAGTTTCTGGAGGAAGGTATGTCTGGGGTAGACCCAAGGTACGTCATCAATCGCATTTCCAGTGCGCTCATTAAGCAAAATGTAGAATCCATCAATGCACTGGATATTTTACGAGCTATCAAGGATGGTCTGGATCAGCATGCTTCTATTACGAAGGAAGAAAGGGAGCGTTATCTGAATTTCATTTCCGTAGCCCGTAAAGAGTATGACGAGCTGGCGAAAAAAGAAGTCCAGAAAGCTTTTGTGTACTCGTTCGAGGAATCAGCCAAGACGCTGTTCGATAACTATCTGGATAACATCGAAGCTTTCTGCAATTGGGTGAAAATCCGCGACCCGCTTACGGATGAGGAACTCGACCCGGATGAGCGGCTGATGCGTTCGATCGAAGAGCAGATTGGGGTATCGGAAAATGCGAAAAAGGCGTTCCGCGAAGAAATTCTCATCCGGATTTCCGCTTACTCACGCAAGGGACGCAAGTTCGAATATCATCATCATGATCGGCTGAGAGAAGCGATTGAGAAAAAGCTGTTCGCTGATTTGAAGGATATTGTGAAAATTACGACCTCGACCAAAACACCCGATGCTAATCAGCTCAAACGCATGAATGAGGTGATTAAGCGATTGATTGAGGAACACGGTTATACAGGTGCCAGTGCCAACGACCTGCTCAGGTATGTAGGAAGTCTGTTGAATCGATAA
- a CDS encoding globin-coupled sensor protein produces the protein MIDVAESRLKQIQYIGITDDDLALLHLHQGLFQSIVDEVVDRFYDHVEKVPYLMSIISKWSNIERLKQTQRDYWLSLADGKIDEPFIEHRLFVGQVHSRIGLSSDYYLGTYITYLDIAVDILKHSGIDDWYPIVHALSKMFNLDSQLVLEAYQKKEKEQINELADEQTQVLTVVSRIAQNLTGMIAELRENTGNIADSARTTASSQEHTEELVQQLGDEIKHIEQMSGTIRELSDQTHLLGLNAAIEAAHAQEAGRGFQIVAQEVRKLASNSKQAQEQIQCKVLDIAHMLNSVQSETAATTASARQQASSSEELASFTKLIENMVKELETLQHPGEMM, from the coding sequence ATGATTGATGTAGCTGAAAGTAGATTAAAACAGATTCAATATATTGGAATCACGGATGATGATTTGGCTTTATTGCATCTCCATCAGGGTTTGTTCCAATCTATTGTGGATGAGGTGGTGGATCGATTTTATGATCATGTGGAAAAGGTCCCGTATCTCATGTCGATTATCTCCAAATGGTCCAATATTGAACGCTTAAAGCAAACACAACGAGATTACTGGCTTTCTCTGGCAGATGGGAAAATAGATGAACCATTTATAGAGCACCGTCTTTTTGTAGGTCAGGTGCATTCCCGCATTGGTCTGTCCTCGGATTATTATTTGGGCACATACATAACTTACTTGGACATTGCAGTAGATATTTTGAAGCATTCGGGGATCGACGATTGGTATCCGATTGTTCACGCTCTTTCCAAAATGTTCAATCTGGACTCGCAGCTTGTGCTGGAAGCTTATCAGAAGAAGGAAAAGGAGCAAATTAACGAGCTGGCCGATGAGCAGACACAAGTATTAACCGTCGTGTCCCGAATTGCTCAAAATTTGACCGGTATGATTGCTGAATTACGTGAAAATACAGGTAACATTGCAGATAGTGCACGTACAACGGCCTCTTCGCAGGAACATACGGAAGAATTGGTACAGCAGTTGGGCGATGAGATCAAGCATATTGAGCAGATGAGCGGCACGATTCGCGAGCTGTCGGATCAGACACACTTGCTGGGGCTGAATGCGGCGATTGAAGCAGCACATGCGCAGGAAGCAGGGCGCGGGTTTCAGATTGTGGCACAGGAAGTACGCAAGCTGGCATCCAATTCCAAGCAGGCGCAGGAGCAAATCCAGTGCAAGGTACTGGATATTGCCCATATGTTGAACAGTGTGCAATCCGAAACGGCTGCCACAACAGCCAGCGCCCGACAACAGGCCTCCAGTTCTGAGGAATTGGCTTCATTCACAAAGCTGATCGAAAATATGGTGAAAGAATTGGAAACGCTTCAACATCCCGGCGAAATGATGTAG